A DNA window from Acetobacter aceti NBRC 14818 contains the following coding sequences:
- a CDS encoding SUF system Fe-S cluster assembly regulator: protein MLRLSKLADYAVLTLVNLGRHDGVVTSPALAVETGVPEPTVAKVLKALASDGLLVSQRGARGGYRLALKPEEISIARVITAVDGPISLTACVTGGAGCDNGDCTLYGSWDVVNDAIRDTLSGISIARMAEMSNAPGRRRSDETVSAGTAPQGNKVTAATAGTFGG from the coding sequence ATGCTCAGGCTGTCGAAACTGGCGGATTACGCTGTTCTGACCCTCGTTAACCTCGGACGGCACGATGGCGTTGTCACGTCACCGGCCCTTGCGGTCGAGACCGGCGTGCCGGAACCGACTGTGGCTAAGGTGCTCAAGGCGCTGGCCTCTGACGGCCTGCTCGTCTCGCAGCGGGGCGCACGTGGCGGTTACCGGTTGGCCCTGAAACCGGAAGAAATCTCCATAGCACGGGTTATCACCGCTGTGGATGGGCCGATTTCATTGACGGCATGCGTCACTGGCGGGGCTGGGTGCGACAATGGTGACTGCACTCTTTACGGCAGTTGGGATGTAGTGAATGACGCCATCCGCGACACGCTGTCCGGCATTTCCATCGCCCGGATGGCCGAGATGAGCAATGCACCGGGTCGCAGACGATCAGATGAGACGGTGTCCGCAGGCACTGCGCCGCAAGGC
- a CDS encoding phosphoenolpyruvate carboxylase → MAAAHSSSGSPLIAKSDALSAGARAILAMGQLYDGAEEGDEYSQPPAEVTGNDVLSTAWRVSTLLEQDKASLADLQTVIRHLRDDAFLRRATRLHRYPGGTSASVTEDRLKGVVRQVLDTAFGRTSGSEGAEASPRTATEALACFRSELERTQYAAVFTAHPTFAVANEVYAALAGYASAPEPQDTAPDLLTHRRKAPPTLEEEFTLASAAILRGRDALDRLNVELLGAAREAWPDAWSTVIPRPIIMTSWVGYDTDGRTDIGWWDTLRLRLKMKLFQLQRLRQQIADSSVEASTLLSRLSRACYTVEAQIAACPKSADPEATVEFATLIVDHKEDAILDPAVLGDALQDAIDTASPEAALSVAVARAGFFAHGMSASHSHTRLNATQLHNVIRQRLRFTDDPADPAHRRALLAHINEALENVSAVPVDFGALLVEQASAAKLMMTVAQIVKHIDSTTLVRFLIAETESGYTLLAALWLAKHFGIDDKIEISPLFETREALMGGAHIIEEALRSPHWRDYLRKTGRLCLQFGYSDSGRYVGQLAATYLIERLRLKILDLLHVWDLEDVEVVLFDTHGESVGRGGHPFRLSDRFAYLSPMHVRAKFAERGVKYREESAFQGGDGYLLFGTPELAAASVVTIAEHTFEPARRHDDPVYDEPDFSSDFFSTIADAMTGLVADPGYADVLGAFGPSLIDKTGSRPAARQSEGGGATPRITHPSQLRAIPNNAILQQLGWCANTIQGLGSAARRHPETFETFREGSARFRRALDFAAHALAHSDDQVLRSVIWLLDPGYWLDRATAEPRSGKRERYLTVMHDLEKLDFWADTQSMFRRIQEDHLALRAVWPEAPTIHPAEKLLHAIRIALIEKIWVLATQIPFFMPRGNFTRDVMMRRILCLEIPSVLRELDAIFPRGGSKLDYNFHEPAGPQVDNSYSQEHDEIFLPMQEMFQMMREISVALMHGIGAFG, encoded by the coding sequence ATGGCTGCTGCGCATTCGTCTTCCGGTTCTCCGCTGATCGCGAAAAGTGACGCCCTTTCTGCCGGTGCCCGCGCCATTCTGGCGATGGGACAGCTTTATGACGGAGCGGAAGAAGGAGACGAATACAGCCAGCCCCCTGCAGAGGTGACCGGCAATGATGTCCTGTCGACAGCCTGGCGTGTCTCCACGCTGCTGGAACAGGACAAGGCGTCCCTCGCCGATCTGCAGACGGTCATCAGGCATCTGCGTGACGACGCTTTCCTGCGGCGGGCGACACGGTTGCATCGCTATCCGGGGGGCACGAGCGCGTCTGTCACGGAAGACCGGCTGAAGGGGGTCGTCCGGCAGGTTCTGGACACGGCGTTCGGTCGGACGAGCGGCAGCGAAGGGGCTGAGGCTTCACCGCGCACAGCCACGGAGGCGTTGGCCTGTTTTCGGAGTGAACTTGAGCGCACCCAGTATGCGGCCGTTTTCACGGCGCACCCGACTTTTGCCGTTGCGAACGAAGTGTACGCGGCGCTCGCAGGCTACGCATCCGCCCCGGAGCCGCAGGATACCGCACCGGATCTGCTGACGCATCGCCGGAAGGCGCCTCCCACGCTGGAGGAAGAGTTTACGCTTGCCTCAGCGGCGATCCTGCGGGGACGCGACGCGCTCGACAGACTGAATGTGGAACTGCTCGGGGCGGCACGTGAGGCGTGGCCGGACGCCTGGTCCACCGTCATTCCCCGCCCGATCATCATGACGAGCTGGGTTGGATATGACACGGACGGACGCACGGATATCGGCTGGTGGGACACGCTCCGCCTGCGCCTGAAGATGAAGCTGTTCCAGTTGCAGCGGCTTCGGCAGCAGATTGCCGATTCAAGTGTCGAGGCGTCCACACTCCTGAGTCGCCTTTCCCGCGCCTGTTACACGGTTGAGGCCCAGATTGCGGCCTGTCCCAAAAGCGCCGATCCGGAAGCGACGGTAGAGTTCGCCACCCTCATTGTGGACCACAAGGAAGACGCCATTCTCGATCCTGCGGTACTGGGTGATGCGCTGCAGGACGCCATCGACACAGCCTCTCCGGAGGCCGCTCTCTCGGTCGCCGTTGCTCGGGCAGGATTCTTTGCGCACGGCATGTCGGCGTCGCACAGCCATACGCGCCTGAACGCCACGCAGCTTCATAACGTGATCCGTCAGCGCCTGCGTTTCACAGATGATCCGGCGGACCCGGCCCACCGCCGCGCGCTGCTGGCTCATATCAATGAGGCGCTGGAAAATGTCTCGGCCGTGCCGGTCGATTTCGGCGCGCTGCTGGTTGAGCAGGCCTCCGCCGCCAAACTGATGATGACGGTCGCCCAGATCGTCAAGCATATCGATTCGACGACGCTGGTCCGCTTCCTGATCGCCGAGACGGAGAGCGGTTACACGTTGCTGGCGGCTCTCTGGCTCGCCAAGCATTTCGGGATCGACGACAAGATCGAGATTTCGCCGCTGTTCGAGACGCGCGAAGCCCTGATGGGTGGGGCGCATATCATTGAGGAGGCGCTGCGTTCCCCTCACTGGCGGGACTATCTCCGCAAGACCGGGCGGCTCTGCCTCCAGTTCGGCTACTCCGATTCCGGTCGTTATGTCGGACAGCTTGCCGCGACCTATCTGATCGAACGGCTGCGTCTGAAAATCCTCGATCTGCTGCATGTCTGGGATCTGGAAGATGTCGAGGTCGTGCTGTTCGACACGCACGGAGAAAGCGTGGGGCGAGGGGGGCATCCGTTCCGCCTGTCCGACCGGTTCGCCTATCTTTCGCCCATGCATGTGCGGGCGAAGTTCGCCGAGCGCGGTGTGAAATACCGCGAGGAAAGCGCGTTTCAGGGCGGTGATGGTTACCTGCTGTTCGGCACGCCCGAACTGGCGGCGGCGAGTGTCGTCACCATCGCGGAGCACACGTTCGAACCCGCCCGTCGTCATGACGATCCGGTCTATGACGAGCCTGACTTTTCGTCGGATTTCTTCTCCACGATTGCTGATGCGATGACCGGTCTGGTCGCAGACCCCGGTTACGCCGATGTGCTCGGGGCGTTTGGTCCGTCCCTGATCGACAAGACCGGCTCACGTCCGGCAGCACGCCAGAGCGAAGGCGGCGGGGCGACCCCGCGCATCACGCATCCGAGCCAGCTTCGGGCCATTCCGAACAACGCCATTCTCCAGCAGCTCGGCTGGTGCGCCAATACCATTCAGGGATTGGGGTCGGCGGCGCGGCGTCATCCGGAGACTTTCGAGACGTTCCGGGAAGGCAGCGCCCGTTTCCGTCGGGCACTCGACTTCGCAGCGCACGCTCTGGCGCATTCGGATGATCAGGTGCTGCGCAGCGTGATCTGGCTTCTCGACCCGGGCTACTGGCTGGATCGGGCGACCGCCGAGCCTCGTTCAGGCAAGCGTGAGCGGTATCTCACGGTGATGCACGATCTGGAGAAGTTGGATTTCTGGGCGGACACGCAGTCCATGTTCCGGCGGATTCAGGAGGATCATCTGGCTTTGCGGGCGGTCTGGCCGGAGGCTCCGACCATTCACCCGGCTGAAAAACTGCTGCACGCCATCCGCATCGCCCTGATCGAAAAGATCTGGGTGCTGGCGACCCAGATTCCGTTCTTCATGCCGCGCGGGAATTTCACCCGCGATGTGATGATGCGGCGGATTCTGTGTCTGGAAATCCCATCGGTTCTGCGGGAGCTGGACGCGATCTTCCCACGGGGCGGCTCCAAGCTGGATTACAATTTCCATGAACCGGCCGGGCCGCAGGTGGATAATTCCTACAGTCAGGAACATGACGAGATCTTCCTGCCGATGCAGGAGATGTTCCAGATGATGCGCGAAATCAGCGTGGCGCTCATGCACGGGATCGGGGCGTTCGGCTGA
- a CDS encoding coniferyl aldehyde dehydrogenase → MSDATSADLSRILDRQRTAFVRNGPPGKVQRRADLRRLKAEILKRRAQIVHALNTDFGQRSERESAIVELIPLVQSINYMIAHLGHWMKPERRHVSAYFQCGSAWVIRQPVGVVGIIAPWNYPLSLALVPLATAIAAGNRAMLKPSELTPATSAVISQIVQSVFAPSQVAVVTGDAEVGAAFSSLPFDHILFTGSTAVGKKVAEAAAHNLTPVTLELGGKSPVVIDAGYSLQRAANRIAFGKLTNAGQTCVAPDYVLIHEGEQEAFATAYQEAVQKLHPGGYAGSPDYTAILNQHHYKRLSGLVSDAQTQGARVIHLGTNSDDDHVLAPVLLLNVTPQMAVMQEEIFGPVLPVLTYRTLDEAIAFINARPRPLALYYFGEKRAERDRLLSHTISGNVTINGTLMHYAQDDLPFGGVGDSGIGAYHGKEGFLALTHPRGIYKQGRLNAATLLQPPFGKLTDIITRFILR, encoded by the coding sequence ATGTCCGATGCTACCTCCGCCGATCTGTCCCGTATCCTCGATCGCCAGCGCACCGCGTTCGTGCGCAACGGACCACCAGGAAAGGTGCAACGCCGGGCCGATCTGCGTCGTCTGAAAGCCGAAATCCTCAAGCGGCGTGCACAGATCGTGCACGCCCTGAATACCGATTTCGGCCAGCGGTCGGAGCGGGAAAGCGCCATTGTGGAACTGATTCCGCTGGTGCAGTCGATCAATTACATGATCGCGCATCTGGGTCACTGGATGAAACCGGAACGCCGCCATGTATCGGCCTATTTCCAGTGCGGAAGCGCATGGGTGATCCGGCAGCCGGTGGGCGTCGTGGGCATTATCGCGCCGTGGAACTACCCGCTCTCTCTGGCGCTGGTGCCGCTGGCGACAGCAATTGCGGCAGGCAACCGCGCCATGCTCAAACCCTCGGAACTCACACCGGCTACGTCCGCAGTCATCAGCCAGATCGTGCAGTCTGTCTTTGCGCCGTCGCAGGTTGCCGTCGTCACCGGCGACGCCGAAGTGGGGGCGGCGTTCTCGTCCCTGCCGTTCGACCATATCCTGTTCACCGGCAGTACGGCAGTCGGCAAAAAGGTCGCCGAGGCAGCCGCACACAATCTGACCCCGGTCACGCTGGAACTGGGCGGCAAGTCCCCTGTGGTCATTGACGCCGGATATTCCCTGCAACGGGCCGCAAACCGGATCGCCTTTGGCAAGCTGACCAATGCCGGACAGACCTGCGTCGCGCCGGATTATGTGCTGATCCACGAGGGCGAGCAGGAGGCTTTCGCCACAGCCTATCAGGAAGCGGTCCAAAAGCTGCATCCGGGTGGTTATGCCGGATCACCCGATTACACCGCCATTCTCAACCAGCATCATTACAAGCGGCTGAGTGGTCTGGTCAGCGATGCCCAAACGCAGGGCGCTCGTGTGATCCATCTGGGCACAAACTCAGACGACGATCATGTCCTCGCGCCCGTTCTTCTACTGAACGTCACCCCTCAGATGGCGGTCATGCAGGAAGAGATTTTTGGGCCCGTCCTGCCTGTTCTGACCTACAGAACGCTCGATGAAGCGATTGCCTTCATCAACGCCCGTCCCCGGCCTCTGGCCCTGTATTACTTTGGAGAAAAACGCGCTGAACGAGACAGACTTCTGAGCCACACAATCTCAGGAAATGTCACAATCAACGGCACATTGATGCATTACGCTCAGGACGATCTGCCATTTGGCGGCGTCGGCGACAGCGGCATCGGAGCCTATCATGGAAAGGAAGGCTTTCTGGCGCTGACGCATCCTCGCGGCATTTACAAACAGGGGCGTCTCAATGCGGCGACGCTGCTGCAGCCGCCGTTTGGCAAGCTGACGGACATCATCACCAGGTTCATTCTCCGCTGA
- a CDS encoding DUF445 domain-containing protein: MSERIWEERHANAINLVMSMQTHPDDEAHRTLARQKRAATGLLAMMAGLTTAGYLAPAYGLLHDSLWLGTLRAGAKAGVVGGLADWFAVTALFRHPLGLPIPHTAIIPAQKERLGLALGRFVTTQVFTEEEIDRVLSKVDLPGFVANILSDPATANTLTSSLMGAVPQMLERLEDGRASAAIGKSLPLLLGGSNLSPVIARGLRSLVDGNQHQEVLSFLLRQLKSGLQAKEPALRAMIETRVREQGGRLVGWAIGGSIANKVLAAASEELDRINPEDSAIREGFTEWVRSEIDRIETDPGRSEEISHTLRSVFSHESMVGWGVDIWARMKRMIEVDITRDDGWTSTLVRETLSRMAIQAREDPAMRQRIEEAARKGITRSLPYLREHLTKFIATVVGNWDANVVSEKLELRVGRDLQYVRVNGTLVGFGVGAILSLLLSLVFGINGQ; this comes from the coding sequence ATGTCAGAGCGCATTTGGGAAGAGCGTCATGCCAATGCTATTAACCTCGTGATGAGCATGCAGACACACCCGGATGATGAAGCCCACCGCACTCTGGCTCGCCAGAAACGGGCGGCGACAGGGCTTCTGGCCATGATGGCCGGTCTGACGACAGCAGGCTATCTTGCGCCTGCATACGGCCTTCTTCACGACAGCCTGTGGCTCGGCACGCTGCGGGCGGGCGCCAAGGCAGGTGTTGTCGGCGGACTGGCTGACTGGTTCGCCGTCACGGCGCTGTTCCGCCATCCGCTCGGCCTGCCGATCCCGCACACGGCTATCATCCCGGCACAGAAGGAGCGGCTTGGCCTCGCGCTTGGACGGTTTGTCACCACACAGGTCTTTACGGAAGAAGAAATCGACCGCGTTCTCTCCAAGGTCGATCTGCCCGGCTTTGTCGCCAACATCCTGTCCGACCCGGCGACGGCGAACACGCTGACCAGCAGCCTGATGGGAGCGGTGCCCCAGATGCTGGAACGGCTGGAGGATGGTCGGGCGAGCGCGGCTATTGGAAAGAGCCTCCCTCTTCTGCTTGGCGGCAGCAATCTCAGTCCGGTCATTGCGCGTGGTCTGCGGTCCCTTGTGGACGGCAACCAGCATCAGGAAGTGCTCAGTTTCCTTCTGCGGCAACTCAAATCGGGACTACAGGCCAAGGAACCCGCACTGCGCGCCATGATCGAGACCCGTGTACGCGAGCAGGGCGGCAGACTGGTTGGATGGGCGATCGGCGGGTCCATCGCCAACAAGGTTCTGGCGGCGGCCAGTGAAGAACTTGACCGGATCAACCCGGAAGATTCAGCCATCCGCGAAGGCTTCACGGAATGGGTGCGCAGCGAAATTGACCGGATCGAAACGGACCCTGGCCGTTCCGAGGAGATTTCCCACACACTGCGGTCTGTCTTCTCCCATGAATCCATGGTGGGATGGGGCGTCGACATCTGGGCGCGCATGAAGCGCATGATCGAGGTGGACATCACACGTGATGACGGCTGGACTTCCACACTGGTCCGCGAGACGCTGAGCCGCATGGCGATTCAGGCGCGGGAAGATCCCGCCATGCGTCAGCGCATCGAGGAGGCGGCGCGCAAAGGTATTACGCGGTCCCTGCCCTATCTGCGGGAGCATCTGACGAAATTCATCGCCACCGTGGTAGGCAACTGGGATGCCAATGTCGTGTCCGAGAAGCTGGAACTGCGGGTCGGCAGGGATCTTCAGTATGTGCGGGTCAATGGCACACTGGTCGGCTTTGGAGTGGGCGCGATTCTGTCCCTGCTTCTCTCGCTTGTTTTCGGGATCAACGGGCAATAA
- a CDS encoding TetR/AcrR family transcriptional regulator: MSETKDRPYHHGDLRRALTETALAMLAADQNWTFTLREVARRTGVSHAAPYKHFRDREMLLRELARIGFVRLGEVMTVALSSESASVREKFVAGAEACIDFALKNPGLYRLMFSADADKSADPALHDAAMGTFGILLRLLEEGQRDGSFQPVALSAQAAACWAQVHGLAMLAISGQLLEEKVGKEPVQAALNVLMEGLCREK; encoded by the coding sequence ATGAGTGAAACGAAAGACCGTCCTTATCACCACGGTGATCTGCGTCGGGCGCTGACCGAAACGGCGCTCGCCATGCTGGCAGCAGACCAGAACTGGACCTTTACGCTGCGGGAAGTGGCGCGGCGCACCGGTGTCAGTCACGCGGCTCCCTACAAGCATTTCCGTGATCGGGAGATGCTGTTGCGGGAGTTGGCCCGGATCGGTTTCGTCAGGCTAGGGGAGGTCATGACGGTTGCCCTGTCGTCGGAGAGCGCGTCCGTACGCGAAAAGTTCGTGGCTGGCGCTGAAGCCTGCATTGATTTCGCGCTGAAGAATCCCGGTCTTTATCGGCTGATGTTCAGCGCCGACGCCGACAAGAGTGCCGACCCGGCACTGCATGACGCAGCCATGGGCACGTTCGGTATCCTTCTGCGCCTGCTGGAAGAAGGGCAGCGCGATGGCAGCTTCCAGCCGGTCGCGCTCAGCGCACAGGCGGCGGCCTGCTGGGCGCAGGTGCATGGTCTGGCCATGCTGGCGATCAGCGGTCAGCTTCTTGAAGAAAAGGTCGGGAAAGAGCCGGTGCAGGCTGCATTAAACGTGCTGATGGAAGGACTCTGTCGCGAGAAATAA
- a CDS encoding transketolase-like TK C-terminal-containing protein, whose amino-acid sequence MARKPHLPTFSDDPLTFAQEARAAALRAEGVTATAIQDIPHPFWLVSALLWQQAVRFDPQSPLWPDRDRFFVSSTRLLPLRNAFLNLVSTSAPSNAATELFGLAGALPGQAIAAACGMTLAEKILAGRFGRSLVDHRTWLLALPGDLETGVALEAAALADRFHLDRLTIIVASATSAPEEKADLSLAVDRIEASGWSIRRLDGDDAAAIAQVLAATPRARKPRLVLCETSGKTLPSPPEATNATPTTGSSDAGRRSSVQRSWLRRLIRHPLRAEFERTLERRAPARLEDDFLRHACEAPPVKHDDDGPDITLLRSGVKARERLADLLPEFVSLSAEHAPKGAGISSGEADIFVCGPREPAMVGFMNGLALHGSILPCGTANLSSADRMRPALRFAALSRERLLFVLIEDDPEASACPPWQQVEQLASLRAMPNLALFRPADSQEVAAAWLAALSWRHGPAVIVLARHARQGPSASNPDTLPASADIAVPSIRKTEQGGYVLCEAKGGSSFRAVTLIASGPEVALALQAQHRLESEGILAAVVSLPCWELFEKQSSAYRKTVLGQCPRVAIEAASGFGWERWLGDTGIFIGSEEFGVASGFDPLYQSSGLTPDVVCTRVRALLGVERKQEARARMETQKRGGDPRLRPSPIVKSNQRPVAGR is encoded by the coding sequence ATGGCTCGCAAGCCACACCTTCCCACATTTTCAGATGACCCTCTGACCTTTGCCCAAGAGGCCCGCGCAGCAGCGCTCCGAGCCGAGGGCGTGACCGCCACGGCCATTCAGGACATTCCGCATCCGTTCTGGCTCGTCTCCGCCCTTCTCTGGCAGCAGGCTGTCCGATTTGATCCCCAAAGTCCGCTCTGGCCGGATCGGGACCGTTTTTTTGTCTCCTCGACCCGCCTGCTTCCCCTGCGTAATGCATTCCTCAATCTCGTCTCGACCTCCGCGCCTTCCAACGCCGCGACAGAACTGTTCGGGCTGGCGGGAGCCCTTCCGGGACAGGCCATCGCCGCCGCCTGCGGCATGACGCTGGCCGAAAAAATTCTTGCCGGACGCTTCGGACGCTCTCTTGTCGACCATCGCACATGGCTGCTGGCCCTGCCGGGAGACCTTGAAACCGGCGTGGCGCTGGAAGCTGCGGCTCTTGCCGACCGGTTTCATCTGGATCGTCTGACCATCATTGTCGCGTCAGCCACTTCCGCGCCTGAAGAGAAGGCGGACCTTTCTCTGGCTGTGGACAGGATTGAAGCCTCCGGCTGGAGCATCCGACGGCTCGACGGCGATGACGCCGCTGCCATCGCACAGGTTCTCGCCGCCACGCCCAGAGCCCGGAAACCCCGCCTTGTTCTGTGTGAAACCTCGGGCAAAACACTACCTTCGCCTCCTGAAGCGACCAATGCCACGCCGACAACCGGTTCTTCCGATGCAGGTCGACGCAGTTCTGTCCAGCGGTCGTGGCTACGCAGACTGATCCGTCACCCGCTACGAGCCGAATTCGAACGCACACTCGAACGCCGCGCCCCGGCCCGTCTTGAAGATGATTTTCTGCGCCATGCGTGTGAGGCTCCACCCGTAAAACATGACGATGATGGACCGGACATCACCCTTCTCCGCTCGGGCGTGAAGGCCCGGGAACGACTCGCTGATCTACTTCCCGAGTTTGTCTCCCTGTCCGCAGAACACGCACCCAAAGGCGCTGGCATCTCTTCCGGCGAGGCTGATATTTTCGTCTGCGGCCCCCGTGAGCCGGCGATGGTCGGCTTCATGAACGGGCTGGCGCTGCATGGGAGCATACTACCCTGCGGCACAGCCAATCTCTCGTCTGCGGATCGCATGCGCCCAGCCCTGCGGTTCGCCGCCCTGTCGCGGGAACGGCTCCTTTTCGTGCTCATCGAGGATGACCCCGAAGCCTCCGCCTGCCCACCGTGGCAGCAGGTTGAACAGCTCGCCAGCCTGCGCGCCATGCCCAATCTGGCGCTGTTCCGCCCAGCAGATTCGCAGGAAGTCGCGGCAGCGTGGCTGGCCGCCCTGTCATGGCGACACGGTCCCGCCGTCATTGTCCTTGCCCGACACGCCCGACAGGGGCCTTCAGCCAGCAATCCAGACACACTTCCAGCGTCCGCTGACATTGCCGTGCCATCCATACGCAAAACCGAACAGGGCGGTTATGTGCTGTGTGAGGCGAAAGGCGGCTCCAGCTTCCGCGCCGTCACCCTGATTGCATCCGGTCCTGAGGTGGCTCTGGCTCTTCAGGCGCAGCATAGACTTGAGAGTGAAGGTATTCTCGCTGCGGTGGTGTCGCTGCCCTGCTGGGAGCTATTCGAAAAACAGAGCAGCGCCTATCGCAAGACCGTTCTGGGACAGTGTCCGCGTGTAGCGATCGAGGCAGCTTCCGGGTTCGGGTGGGAGCGCTGGCTCGGGGACACAGGAATTTTCATCGGAAGTGAGGAATTCGGAGTAGCATCCGGGTTCGACCCGTTATACCAGAGTTCTGGCCTTACGCCGGATGTCGTCTGCACGCGTGTCCGCGCCCTTCTGGGTGTGGAGCGGAAGCAGGAGGCCCGTGCGCGTATGGAAACCCAGAAACGCGGAGGGGACCCGCGACTACGCCCGTCCCCCATCGTAAAGTCCAACCAGCGCCCCGTTGCGGGGCGATAA
- the hemA gene encoding 5-aminolevulinate synthase, with product MTIRNARHPFYDFCDEALAGIRKQGRYRTFTPLARDAERYPVYEEALPESDISREVVVWSSNDYLGMGVEPEVCEAAISAIREHGAGAGGTRNIAGTSPLHKALEAELAALHGKEAGLLFGSGYVSNQASLQTILTSMPGWICFSDRLNHASMIAGIKGARGSTTVIYEHNDLADLEARLAAAPADAPKLIAFESVYSMDGDISDIAGTCALARKYNALTYIDEVHAVGLYGEQGGGVTQRDGVADQVDIIEGTLAKGFGVHGGYITASSQIVDYLRSTASGFIFTTSLPPSVVAAALASVKMVRAQNWRREKMFERVNTFRAKMRAAGVEFTMTPSHIVPVPVGNAERCKVISKRLLNEYGLYATPINYPTVPQGTERLRLTPGPFHTDEMMDEMVTALKTLFAEVPLAAFTKEPALTEAA from the coding sequence GTGACGATTCGTAACGCGAGACACCCGTTTTACGATTTTTGTGACGAGGCGCTCGCCGGTATCAGAAAACAGGGACGATACCGGACTTTCACCCCACTGGCGCGCGATGCCGAACGGTATCCGGTCTATGAGGAAGCGCTGCCGGAAAGCGATATCAGCCGGGAAGTGGTGGTCTGGTCTTCAAACGATTATCTCGGCATGGGCGTGGAGCCCGAAGTTTGCGAGGCCGCAATCAGCGCCATCCGCGAACACGGTGCCGGAGCCGGCGGCACACGCAACATTGCTGGCACCAGCCCTCTCCATAAGGCGCTGGAAGCCGAACTGGCAGCGCTTCACGGCAAGGAAGCCGGCCTCCTGTTCGGGTCGGGCTATGTGTCCAATCAGGCCAGTCTCCAGACAATCCTCACCTCCATGCCGGGTTGGATCTGCTTTTCCGATCGCTTGAATCATGCGTCCATGATCGCCGGGATCAAGGGCGCGCGCGGCTCCACGACCGTCATTTACGAACACAACGATCTTGCTGATCTTGAAGCAAGGCTGGCGGCTGCTCCTGCCGATGCGCCCAAGCTGATCGCGTTCGAGAGCGTCTATTCCATGGATGGCGATATTTCGGATATCGCTGGCACCTGCGCTCTGGCCCGTAAATACAACGCCCTGACCTATATCGACGAGGTCCATGCTGTCGGTCTCTACGGCGAGCAGGGCGGCGGTGTCACCCAGCGCGACGGCGTGGCCGATCAGGTGGACATCATCGAAGGCACGCTGGCCAAGGGCTTTGGCGTGCATGGCGGTTATATCACAGCCTCCAGCCAGATCGTCGATTACCTGCGCTCCACGGCCTCCGGCTTCATCTTCACAACGTCGCTTCCGCCTTCAGTCGTTGCGGCGGCGCTGGCGAGCGTGAAGATGGTGCGTGCCCAGAACTGGCGGCGTGAGAAGATGTTCGAGCGGGTGAATACCTTCCGTGCCAAGATGCGGGCGGCGGGTGTGGAATTCACCATGACGCCCAGCCATATCGTGCCTGTGCCGGTTGGCAATGCCGAGCGATGCAAGGTCATCAGCAAGCGGCTTCTGAACGAATACGGGCTGTATGCGACGCCCATCAACTATCCGACGGTGCCGCAGGGAACGGAAAGGCTGCGTCTGACGCCGGGACCGTTCCATACGGACGAGATGATGGACGAGATGGTGACAGCACTGAAAACGCTGTTCGCGGAAGTCCCGCTTGCGGCCTTTACCAAAGAGCCTGCGCTGACCGAAGCGGCCTGA